The proteins below come from a single Microbacterium sp. SLBN-154 genomic window:
- a CDS encoding DUF7882 family protein, which yields MGTIFYGGSATPIHIEDRALSHLKVVIATKLRRDESFTVSWRHPDDEPTGRSTIWLHPSIPLRFVFDEPEQPTISRAWIDELVGSANSSGGITLITEHMDASNENAPAHIAELRALR from the coding sequence ATGGGCACCATCTTCTACGGCGGCTCGGCGACGCCCATCCACATCGAGGACCGGGCGCTGTCGCACCTGAAGGTCGTCATCGCCACGAAGCTCCGCCGCGACGAGAGTTTCACCGTCTCGTGGCGGCACCCGGATGACGAACCGACCGGGCGCAGCACGATCTGGCTGCACCCGTCGATTCCTCTGCGTTTCGTCTTCGACGAACCTGAGCAGCCGACCATCAGCCGCGCCTGGATCGACGAGCTCGTTGGCTCGGCCAACTCGAGCGGCGGCATCACGCTGATCACCGAACACATGGACGCCTCGAACGAGAACGCCCCGGCGCACATCGCCGAGCTGCGCGCCCTCCGCTGA
- a CDS encoding DUF7882 family protein, with the protein MGRFIYDTMANSVDIEDRTLAHLRIVVMNKLRRSESFMFDVEIGDGSGRRSFWMHPSVPMQFHFFGSRNPRINRLWIEELMLAASGPNGLSISPEPAEEENPPSPGSAPRGLS; encoded by the coding sequence ATGGGTAGGTTCATCTACGACACGATGGCGAACTCCGTTGACATCGAAGACCGGACGCTCGCTCACCTCCGGATCGTCGTGATGAACAAGCTGCGCCGGTCGGAGTCGTTCATGTTCGACGTCGAGATCGGCGACGGCAGCGGACGGCGCAGCTTCTGGATGCATCCGTCGGTGCCGATGCAGTTCCACTTCTTCGGCAGTCGGAATCCGCGCATCAACCGCCTCTGGATCGAGGAGCTCATGCTCGCCGCGAGCGGCCCGAACGGCCTCAGCATCTCGCCCGAGCCGGCAGAGGAAGAGAACCCGCCGAGCCCGGGTTCGGCCCCCCGCGGTCTGAGCTGA
- a CDS encoding SDR family oxidoreductase produces MSDRAEQEFPPQGQEQPGTIDEMTPAPDHGETGYVGSGRLAGKRALITGGDSGIGRAVAIAFAREGADVVITAMPEEEEDAAGTVSLVEDAGRTGAVLVGDLRDEGFATSIVDEAVERMGGLDIVVLNAAYQADRDSLATLSTEEFDRVFRTNLYALIFTARAALPRLRAGASIIVTSSVQAFQPSPGLIDYAMTKAAQVAFVKALAQEVGERGIRVNAVAPGPIWTPLIPATGFDEEKLTSFGSDTPLGRAGQPVELAGAYVYLASDDASYTSGAILAVTGGKPL; encoded by the coding sequence ATGTCGGATCGCGCCGAGCAGGAATTCCCGCCCCAGGGCCAGGAGCAGCCCGGGACCATCGATGAGATGACGCCCGCCCCCGACCACGGCGAGACCGGCTACGTGGGCTCTGGCCGGCTCGCCGGCAAACGCGCCCTCATCACCGGCGGTGACTCCGGCATCGGCCGGGCGGTGGCCATCGCGTTCGCGCGCGAGGGGGCGGACGTCGTGATCACGGCGATGCCGGAAGAGGAGGAGGATGCCGCGGGCACTGTCTCCCTCGTCGAAGACGCCGGTCGCACCGGCGCGGTGCTCGTCGGCGATCTGCGCGACGAAGGGTTCGCGACGAGCATCGTGGATGAGGCCGTTGAGCGGATGGGCGGTCTCGACATCGTCGTGCTCAACGCCGCTTACCAGGCCGATCGTGACAGTCTTGCGACCCTCTCCACCGAGGAGTTCGATCGCGTCTTCCGCACCAACCTCTATGCGCTGATCTTCACCGCGCGCGCCGCCCTGCCGCGGCTGAGGGCGGGAGCGTCGATCATCGTCACGTCGTCGGTCCAGGCGTTCCAACCCTCGCCCGGGCTCATCGACTACGCGATGACGAAGGCGGCGCAGGTGGCGTTCGTGAAGGCGCTCGCGCAGGAGGTCGGTGAGCGGGGCATCCGTGTCAACGCCGTCGCTCCCGGGCCGATCTGGACGCCGCTCATCCCTGCGACGGGCTTCGACGAGGAGAAGCTCACCTCCTTCGGTTCCGACACCCCCCTCGGGCGTGCGGGCCAGCCTGTGGAGCTCGCGGGCGCATATGTCTACCTCGCCTCGGATGACGCGTCGTACACGTCCGGCGCCATCCTCGCCGTGACCGGGGGCAAGCCGCTGTAG